The Chelatococcus sp. HY11 genome includes a window with the following:
- a CDS encoding HupE/UreJ family protein has translation MGSTRLPDPKRLLALVVVAFLNLIAPALAHEVRPAYLQIDQTDTNRYTVLWKTPLLSGMPLPVILKLPDSVTHVMEPQERPLPGFILQKRLISAPDSLAGLRLEFIGLQATITDVLIRITWLDGRQVSTIIRPSQPWYIVPAEQTSWSVAWEYLKLGIRHILYGLDHLLFVASLMLIVRDWRVLVKTITAFTVAHSITLALATFGLVTLPGPPVEAMVALSILLVAAEAVRMERGEKSLTITWPWVVAFGFGLLHGFGFAGAMIELGLPQRDIPLALLFFNVGVEIGQLAFIAAILAVVYAARLIFTFGRPMRVAAAYGVGAVAAFWTVDRLSAIFL, from the coding sequence ATGGGGTCGACCCGCCTTCCGGACCCGAAGAGGCTGCTGGCCCTGGTCGTGGTCGCCTTTCTCAACCTGATCGCTCCGGCACTGGCGCACGAGGTCAGGCCCGCTTATCTGCAGATCGATCAGACGGACACCAATCGCTACACAGTCCTTTGGAAGACACCGCTTCTGTCCGGCATGCCGCTGCCTGTCATCCTGAAGCTTCCCGACAGTGTGACGCATGTGATGGAGCCTCAGGAGAGACCCTTGCCGGGTTTCATTCTGCAGAAGCGCCTTATTTCCGCACCGGATAGCCTGGCGGGCCTGCGACTCGAGTTTATCGGCCTCCAGGCTACGATCACCGATGTCCTCATCCGCATAACATGGCTGGATGGCAGGCAGGTCAGCACCATCATACGCCCCTCACAACCGTGGTATATCGTTCCGGCCGAACAGACCAGCTGGTCTGTCGCCTGGGAATATCTCAAGCTTGGCATCCGCCATATTCTCTACGGTCTCGATCATCTGCTGTTTGTTGCTTCACTTATGCTGATCGTTCGCGACTGGCGCGTCCTCGTGAAGACGATCACGGCCTTCACCGTTGCCCATTCCATCACGCTTGCCCTCGCGACCTTTGGTCTCGTCACTCTGCCCGGGCCGCCAGTCGAGGCTATGGTTGCGCTCAGCATCCTCCTCGTTGCCGCGGAGGCGGTGCGCATGGAGCGCGGCGAAAAGAGCCTGACGATCACATGGCCATGGGTGGTCGCCTTCGGCTTCGGGCTGCTCCACGGTTTCGGCTTCGCTGGCGCCATGATCGAGCTCGGACTTCCGCAGCGGGACATTCCGCTTGCTTTGCTCTTCTTCAACGTCGGCGTTGAGATCGGACAGCTTGCGTTTATCGCAGCGATTCTTGCGGTCGTTTATGCGGCCAGGCTCATCTTCACCTTCGGGAGACCCATGCGGGTGGCCGCCGCCTATGGCGTCGGTGCCGTGGCGGCGTTCTGGACGGTCGACCGCCTGAGCGCGATTTTTCTTTGA
- a CDS encoding HupE/UreJ family protein, translated as MPSLKYSAMGVTLGLLVVFSASSALAHTGADHGGGFASGFTHPLLGPDHIIAMVAVGLWGVFLGAPAIWVLPIVFPLVMALGGVFGIIEVPLAGVEAGIALSAVVLGLCVALALKPPLWAAALIVGAFAIFHGYAHGTEMPAASNAVSYALGFVMATGLLHLFGIAFGNLARWPVGRFAVRAAGAFIALAGGVFLSGIA; from the coding sequence ATGCCCTCTCTGAAATACAGCGCTATGGGCGTGACGCTCGGCCTCCTGGTCGTTTTTTCCGCAAGCTCCGCCCTGGCTCATACAGGCGCCGATCATGGCGGCGGCTTTGCGAGCGGCTTTACGCATCCGCTTCTAGGCCCTGACCACATCATCGCTATGGTTGCTGTCGGGCTCTGGGGCGTATTTCTCGGCGCACCGGCAATTTGGGTGCTGCCAATCGTCTTCCCGTTGGTGATGGCCCTTGGCGGCGTCTTCGGGATCATCGAGGTGCCGCTCGCGGGCGTCGAAGCCGGCATCGCCTTGTCCGCCGTGGTTCTTGGCCTCTGTGTCGCCTTGGCGCTGAAGCCACCGTTATGGGCGGCCGCGCTCATCGTTGGCGCCTTTGCGATCTTTCATGGCTACGCGCATGGGACGGAGATGCCTGCCGCCTCCAATGCGGTGTCATACGCGCTCGGCTTCGTCATGGCGACGGGCCTCCTGCACCTCTTCGGCATCGCCTTTGGCAATCTGGCACGCTGGCCCGTCGGACGGTTTGCCGTAAGGGCGGCCGGCGCCTTCATCGCCCTTGCCGGGGGCGTCTTTCTGTCTGGCATTGCATGA
- a CDS encoding HupE/UreJ family protein, which translates to MKSCRLILPAAALLGVIPQAAHAHGALEGVGDFYAGLLHPLVAPAEMLVIVATGLLIGRSGLAACRYGILAFASAVAAGLVFGSIGAASTDRTTSLALLALVAAAMVASGLRAPAWIAAGLAVPAGLVLGLDATPEGSMRLGGVLSGLATLLGAVALITILAALALRIERHWQRIAAQVAGSWITASAMLYLAYQIVGLR; encoded by the coding sequence ATGAAATCCTGTCGCCTTATCCTGCCGGCGGCCGCGCTCCTGGGGGTGATCCCCCAGGCCGCCCACGCGCACGGAGCCCTCGAGGGCGTCGGCGATTTCTATGCGGGGTTGCTGCATCCTCTCGTGGCCCCCGCAGAGATGCTTGTCATCGTGGCCACCGGGTTACTGATCGGCAGGTCAGGTCTCGCGGCTTGCCGCTATGGGATCCTCGCATTTGCGAGCGCCGTCGCGGCGGGCCTTGTATTCGGCTCCATAGGCGCCGCAAGCACCGATAGGACGACATCGCTCGCTCTGCTTGCACTTGTCGCGGCGGCAATGGTGGCCTCCGGATTGCGGGCGCCCGCCTGGATCGCCGCCGGGCTCGCTGTGCCGGCGGGCCTTGTCCTGGGCCTCGATGCAACGCCGGAGGGAAGCATGCGCTTGGGGGGCGTCCTGAGCGGCTTGGCCACACTTCTAGGGGCCGTCGCCCTGATCACCATCCTCGCTGCCCTGGCACTCCGGATAGAGAGACATTGGCAGCGTATCGCCGCGCAGGTCGCCGGTTCGTGGATAACGGCAAGCGCGATGCTTTATCTTGCGTATCAAATAGTCGGGCTCCGCTAA
- a CDS encoding GMC family oxidoreductase N-terminal domain-containing protein — protein MNIPAKRRMSGCYERNRCWSSRVIEDILTCNALGSPDTSRREPGGVHTRLARIDTFVPRSKLDFSTVRADYIIVGAGTAGSVLAARLSEDPTRTVLVLEAGPDYSGLGVRIPAGIRGLYRKGKFHWNYVSSPETHADNKTLPYKMGRIVGGSSAINGMIWVRGNAKDFDDWEAAGCTGWGAEAMQSIFRRIEACKEPLFPGMGRDGPIPITVGRPERQPLSKAFLVAAKQAGETINPDYNGPVQDGFCALQRNIHRGIRGDVYEGYLKTARKRPNLQILPEATVRRVLFSDKRAIGVELATDNGPRQIFAEREVILCAGAIGSPQLLELSGVGAGEVLARAGIELVHSLPGVGSNLHTHPAVTLKYACSRPLSIKSATYGFGAFAAGVQWLIARTGPASTSHFEAGGFVRARPGADRPDCFLIFLPLLADDAQGKVSRHGFQVFIDLYGVKSRGETHIVSSSISHHPNFFFNSLQDKADVEALVSAIGIARSIIKQPALSDLVDSELSPGLEKLDGDALANWVRANLGRSHHLAGSCRMGVFDDHGAVVGPDLKVHGLDGLRIADCSVMPSVTSGNTHAVAIAIGEKAAELVRRS, from the coding sequence TTGAATATTCCGGCAAAACGACGAATGAGTGGCTGTTATGAACGGAATCGGTGCTGGTCGAGCCGCGTAATAGAAGACATCCTCACCTGCAACGCACTGGGCAGCCCCGACACGAGCAGGCGCGAACCCGGCGGCGTCCACACACGACTCGCGAGGATCGATACGTTCGTACCGCGAAGCAAGCTGGATTTTTCAACAGTGCGAGCAGACTATATCATTGTCGGAGCCGGGACCGCGGGCAGTGTTCTGGCGGCGCGGTTGAGTGAGGACCCCACCCGGACAGTTCTGGTGCTGGAGGCGGGCCCAGACTACAGCGGGCTTGGCGTACGTATCCCGGCTGGGATCCGGGGCCTTTATCGAAAGGGCAAGTTTCACTGGAACTATGTTTCCTCCCCCGAGACACACGCCGACAATAAGACGCTGCCTTACAAGATGGGGCGCATCGTCGGTGGATCGTCTGCCATTAATGGAATGATCTGGGTCAGGGGAAACGCAAAAGACTTCGACGATTGGGAAGCCGCAGGGTGCACGGGCTGGGGCGCCGAGGCCATGCAGAGCATTTTTCGTCGCATCGAGGCTTGCAAAGAACCGCTTTTCCCGGGCATGGGCCGGGATGGCCCGATCCCGATCACGGTGGGGAGGCCTGAGCGTCAGCCGTTGTCGAAAGCGTTCCTCGTTGCGGCCAAGCAAGCCGGCGAGACAATAAACCCTGACTATAACGGACCGGTCCAGGACGGATTTTGCGCGCTTCAGCGGAACATTCACCGGGGCATTCGTGGCGATGTTTACGAGGGCTATCTGAAGACGGCAAGAAAAAGACCGAACCTTCAGATCCTCCCGGAAGCAACGGTCCGCCGCGTTCTATTCAGCGATAAGCGCGCGATCGGTGTAGAACTCGCGACCGATAATGGTCCGCGTCAGATCTTCGCTGAGCGGGAAGTCATTCTGTGTGCCGGCGCGATCGGCAGCCCTCAGTTGCTCGAGCTGTCTGGCGTGGGAGCCGGTGAAGTTCTTGCCCGTGCTGGTATAGAGCTCGTACATTCCCTACCGGGTGTCGGCTCGAACCTTCACACCCATCCCGCTGTGACCTTGAAATATGCGTGCTCGCGACCACTTTCGATCAAGTCCGCGACGTATGGGTTCGGGGCGTTCGCGGCAGGTGTTCAATGGCTGATTGCGAGGACCGGCCCGGCCTCCACCAGCCATTTCGAGGCGGGTGGCTTTGTCCGAGCCCGGCCGGGTGCTGACCGTCCGGATTGTTTTCTGATATTTCTTCCACTTCTTGCTGACGACGCCCAGGGCAAAGTTAGCCGTCACGGCTTTCAGGTGTTCATAGATTTGTATGGCGTAAAAAGCAGGGGGGAAACACATATCGTCAGCAGCAGCATTTCCCATCATCCGAATTTTTTCTTCAACTCGCTCCAGGATAAGGCTGACGTCGAGGCGCTTGTGTCGGCCATAGGCATAGCTCGAAGCATCATAAAACAACCAGCCCTTAGTGACTTGGTTGATAGTGAATTGAGTCCGGGACTCGAGAAGCTTGATGGGGATGCTCTGGCCAACTGGGTGCGGGCCAATCTGGGAAGAAGCCACCACCTCGCGGGGTCTTGCAGAATGGGGGTTTTTGACGACCACGGGGCTGTCGTCGGACCTGACTTGAAGGTGCACGGACTTGATGGTCTGCGCATCGCTGATTGCTCCGTCATGCCATCTGTTACTTCGGGCAATACTCACGCGGTGGCGATCGCCATCGGAGAAAAGGCGGCTGAACTTGTCCGTAGATCCTAG